The Shewanella japonica genome has a window encoding:
- the ppc gene encoding phosphoenolpyruvate carboxylase, with product MAEQTADMYASLRSNVSSLGQILGDTMRDHLGDAFLEKVEQIRILAKESRQGDAESRQQMLALLNSLPDNELVPFAKAFNQFLNLANIAEQFHTISRNCDELVCVPDPVEQLLGRMLNSNANEQEVIDCLKTLDIDLVLTAHPTEISRRTLIQKYSAVVDCLTEQENQQLTDREKGQTHLRLRQLIAQIWHTNEIRNERPTPVDEARWGLSTIEASLWQAVPDFLRQLNDHVESKTGQQIPADICPVRFSSWMGGDRDGNPFVTSKVTEEVLLRNRHAAARLYLKDIVSLVNELSMEEANAELKAQLPDSKEPYRDILRQLRHKLRNTIDYLNARLEGQQIDLNYDDVVWQLDDLKQPLELLYRSLSESGMRLIANGLLLDILRRLACFGIHMLRLDIRQDAERHSDVIAELTRYLGMGDYDHWDESEKQAFLLRELTSRRPLIPADWQPSADVEEVINTCKLVASQPATALGSYVISMASKPSDVLAVLLLLKETGCQHPMRVVPLFETLSDLNTAADCMTQLLNIDWYRGYTKGMQEVMIGYSDSAKDAGVMAAAWAQYHAQEQLVAVCKNADVKLMLFHGRGGSIGRGGGPAHKAILSQPPGSVDGRIRVTEQGEMIRFKFGLPKVAVQSLALYTSAVMEATLLPPPEPKQAWRDCMQRIADDSVKAYRGIVREEPDFVAYFRAATPEVELGKLPLGSRPAKRRVDGGIESLRAIPWIFAWSQNRLMLPAWLGSGEALKAANERGESALLKEMEQEWPFFETRISMLEMVYMKAEPNLARYYESTLVPENLHHLGKKLRESLQLGTEAVLSLTESEELMSHTPWNRESVKLRNPYIDPLNFLQAELLSRTRNEEQASKQVELALMLTIAGVAAGMRNTG from the coding sequence CCGACATGTACGCTTCTTTACGTTCTAATGTGAGTAGCTTAGGGCAAATTTTAGGTGATACGATGCGCGATCACCTTGGTGATGCATTTCTTGAAAAAGTAGAGCAAATTCGTATTCTGGCCAAAGAGTCTCGCCAAGGCGATGCCGAATCAAGACAACAAATGCTAGCTCTGCTCAATTCATTACCTGACAATGAACTGGTGCCATTTGCTAAAGCGTTTAATCAATTTTTAAACTTGGCCAATATTGCAGAGCAATTTCATACCATAAGTCGCAACTGTGATGAACTTGTCTGTGTACCAGATCCTGTCGAGCAGTTACTGGGACGAATGCTAAACAGTAATGCCAATGAACAAGAAGTCATCGACTGCTTAAAAACCCTCGATATTGATTTAGTCCTTACTGCTCATCCTACAGAAATATCTCGTCGTACTCTCATTCAAAAATACTCTGCTGTTGTCGACTGTTTAACAGAGCAAGAAAACCAGCAACTCACTGATCGAGAAAAAGGCCAAACACACCTTAGGTTACGTCAACTTATTGCACAGATTTGGCACACCAACGAGATCAGAAATGAACGCCCAACTCCCGTAGATGAAGCACGTTGGGGACTAAGCACCATTGAAGCCTCATTATGGCAAGCCGTTCCAGACTTTTTAAGACAACTCAATGACCATGTTGAGTCAAAAACAGGTCAACAAATTCCCGCAGATATTTGTCCTGTTAGATTTTCTAGTTGGATGGGCGGGGATCGAGACGGTAACCCATTTGTGACATCAAAAGTCACCGAGGAAGTATTACTCCGTAATCGCCATGCAGCAGCCAGATTATATTTAAAAGATATCGTTTCTTTGGTGAATGAATTATCCATGGAAGAAGCTAATGCTGAACTTAAAGCGCAGCTGCCAGACAGTAAAGAACCCTATAGAGACATACTAAGACAACTTCGTCATAAACTACGCAATACAATTGATTACCTAAATGCCCGCCTAGAAGGTCAGCAAATTGACCTGAACTATGACGATGTTGTATGGCAATTAGATGATTTAAAACAACCTCTTGAATTATTATACCGAAGCTTATCAGAATCTGGCATGCGCTTAATTGCTAATGGACTGCTGCTCGATATCTTACGTCGTTTAGCATGCTTTGGCATTCATATGCTACGTCTCGACATTCGCCAAGATGCTGAACGACATAGCGATGTGATTGCCGAATTAACTCGTTACCTCGGTATGGGCGATTATGATCATTGGGATGAAAGCGAAAAACAAGCTTTCCTATTAAGAGAGCTTACCAGTCGTCGGCCGCTTATCCCTGCTGATTGGCAACCGTCAGCCGACGTGGAAGAAGTCATCAATACCTGTAAATTAGTCGCCTCTCAACCTGCTACTGCACTAGGTTCTTACGTTATCTCAATGGCCAGTAAGCCATCGGATGTACTTGCAGTGTTACTATTGCTCAAAGAAACTGGCTGCCAACACCCAATGCGTGTTGTGCCACTATTTGAGACTTTGAGTGATTTAAATACCGCTGCTGACTGTATGACACAACTGCTCAATATCGACTGGTACCGTGGATATACAAAAGGTATGCAGGAAGTCATGATTGGCTATTCAGATTCTGCTAAAGATGCTGGCGTAATGGCTGCCGCATGGGCGCAATATCACGCCCAAGAGCAACTCGTTGCCGTTTGTAAGAATGCAGACGTCAAATTAATGCTTTTCCACGGTCGTGGTGGCTCAATTGGCCGTGGCGGCGGGCCAGCTCATAAGGCTATTTTATCGCAGCCACCAGGCTCAGTAGATGGTCGGATTCGAGTCACTGAACAAGGTGAGATGATTCGATTTAAGTTTGGCCTTCCAAAAGTAGCGGTTCAGAGTTTAGCTCTATATACTTCTGCAGTTATGGAAGCGACTTTATTGCCACCTCCAGAGCCTAAACAAGCTTGGCGAGATTGCATGCAACGTATCGCTGATGATTCAGTAAAAGCGTATCGTGGTATCGTGCGTGAAGAACCAGACTTCGTCGCGTACTTTAGAGCAGCAACTCCAGAGGTGGAGTTAGGCAAACTTCCACTGGGCAGCCGTCCAGCTAAAAGACGTGTCGATGGTGGCATCGAAAGTCTCCGTGCCATTCCGTGGATTTTTGCATGGTCACAAAACCGTTTAATGCTACCAGCTTGGCTTGGCTCAGGAGAGGCACTTAAAGCTGCCAATGAACGTGGGGAGTCAGCACTGCTGAAGGAAATGGAACAAGAATGGCCATTCTTTGAAACCCGTATCTCTATGCTTGAAATGGTATACATGAAAGCCGAACCTAATCTTGCTCGATACTATGAAAGCACCTTAGTGCCAGAAAACTTGCATCATTTAGGTAAAAAGCTGCGTGAAAGTCTACAATTAGGCACAGAAGCGGTATTGTCGCTTACTGAATCAGAAGAGCTAATGTCCCACACTCCGTGGAATAGAGAGTCAGTCAAGCTACGTAATCCGTATATTGACCCTCTGAACTTTCTACAAGCGGAACTTCTGAGTCGTACACGTAATGAGGAGCAGGCATCGAAACAAGTTGAGCTTGCACTAATGCTGACAATTGCGGGTGTTGCCGCAGGGATGAGAAACACAGGATAA
- a CDS encoding DUF1439 domain-containing protein — MLLLTGCASQYSISESEVEDYLNNEMHYEVSQGNQVFGLQLKLNDMEVELGHKPNTISVTAITKMAVKNPFKSIAADMETTFEAEPWYDVETKSIFLKKLDLVSVKSEPANIEQMLKPITPQLMMFLRTFLESQPVYVLDTKDSNQALMASMTKAIEVERGKIVIKF, encoded by the coding sequence ATGCTGCTTCTGACTGGCTGTGCTAGTCAGTACAGCATCTCTGAATCTGAAGTTGAAGATTACCTCAATAATGAAATGCATTATGAGGTTTCACAAGGGAATCAAGTTTTTGGATTGCAGTTAAAGCTCAACGATATGGAAGTTGAGTTAGGTCATAAGCCTAACACTATTTCCGTAACTGCAATTACCAAAATGGCGGTTAAAAACCCCTTTAAATCAATTGCTGCTGATATGGAAACCACATTTGAGGCTGAGCCTTGGTACGATGTAGAGACCAAAAGTATCTTTTTAAAGAAGCTTGACTTGGTCAGTGTGAAATCCGAACCCGCAAATATTGAGCAAATGCTAAAACCCATTACGCCACAATTGATGATGTTTCTAAGAACTTTTTTAGAGTCCCAACCTGTTTATGTGCTGGACACCAAGGATAGTAATCAAGCATTGATGGCATCGATGACTAAAGCAATTGAAGTTGAAAGAGGCAAGATAGTCATAAAATTTTAA
- a CDS encoding LPP20 family lipoprotein, protein MKLLIVLLCWLLAGCEVLQSNYEPYQPTEFPVLNAVGYAPIDQQPAELKSEQILMAMEASKILAYRELAEQVYGLQLNSNTSVQGASLNSIATKIKVSGVIKGAKVIKTYPVDGFYVTELELDFKLVRDLYMQSENPVHSNTLIVEPVKNF, encoded by the coding sequence ATGAAATTATTAATTGTTTTGTTGTGCTGGTTATTAGCAGGCTGTGAGGTCTTGCAAAGTAATTATGAACCTTATCAGCCCACAGAATTTCCAGTATTAAACGCTGTTGGTTATGCCCCAATTGATCAACAACCAGCAGAGTTAAAGTCAGAACAAATTTTAATGGCGATGGAAGCTTCAAAAATTTTGGCTTATCGAGAGTTAGCTGAACAAGTCTATGGGCTACAGTTGAATTCCAACACGTCAGTGCAAGGAGCAAGCCTTAATAGTATTGCGACTAAAATCAAAGTCTCTGGAGTAATAAAAGGTGCGAAAGTCATTAAGACCTATCCTGTGGATGGATTTTACGTTACTGAATTAGAGTTAGATTTTAAGTTAGTGCGTGATTTGTATATGCAGTCTGAAAACCCAGTGCATAGTAACACCTTGATTGTAGAGCCCGTTAAGAACTTTTAA
- a CDS encoding flagellar basal body L-ring protein FlgH yields MKLPLLIVLFLFTISGCTTTEVAEIKIPNKENTTVNVVEPSDEVMKGDPNYRPVRNNNIQQAQQITGSIFNPDNVYNIYQNNNRYEIGDMILIRLNEELTSKKSISYKRDSSNEFDLSPNITAGNININEDNLSADYSQDKSFDSSSASNHNNSLTGTITVAVREKLANGNLIVAGEKWIKLNKGDEYVRFSGEIRVTDIASDHSINSSMVGNTVIEVSGKGEQQDNQDPSLISKLLNVFG; encoded by the coding sequence ATGAAACTTCCCCTGCTTATTGTTTTATTTTTATTCACTATTTCAGGCTGCACAACAACTGAAGTAGCTGAAATAAAAATCCCTAACAAAGAAAACACGACTGTAAATGTTGTTGAACCTTCTGATGAAGTGATGAAAGGCGATCCAAATTACCGCCCTGTTAGGAACAACAACATTCAACAAGCTCAGCAGATAACAGGTTCAATTTTTAATCCTGATAATGTCTACAATATTTATCAAAACAACAATCGTTACGAAATTGGCGACATGATTTTGATAAGGCTCAATGAAGAGCTAACGTCCAAAAAATCCATCAGCTACAAGCGTGATAGCTCTAATGAGTTTGATCTGTCACCCAATATCACTGCTGGTAATATCAATATCAATGAAGACAACCTCAGCGCGGATTATTCGCAAGATAAAAGCTTTGATAGTTCATCTGCAAGTAACCACAATAACTCACTCACTGGAACGATTACCGTTGCAGTAAGGGAGAAACTTGCCAATGGGAACTTAATCGTTGCCGGAGAAAAGTGGATTAAATTGAATAAAGGCGATGAATATGTGCGTTTTTCAGGTGAAATTAGGGTGACAGATATTGCGTCAGATCATTCAATTAACTCCAGTATGGTTGGAAACACTGTTATTGAAGTTAGCGGTAAAGGTGAGCAACAAGATAACCAAGATCCTTCTTTGATTAGCAAGCTACTTAACGTATTCGGATAG
- a CDS encoding flagella assembly protein FlgT middle domain-containing protein produces MKRFLWLCLLAVFPSVSMAQWYVGQASYPIGNDDYNDVRKLVVEKAIENASLQASSFISIENTVRDGILTSSQSNVLSQHHISEIVILNESIEGGKLTINLKVSLESKSNCIEDRYLKQLIVAQFPLLTPSQASAGDISNLPFHIGSRFKNELTHQPNVFVEEMIPQMVYKPITTMDTINLETIQGISEALNSQYQSQYLVFGYIRDISLYNEKKSSLLVDTVYPKRNFTIKVFMYDRISNSILLEEEYHGEGGWSFDSYSRVDLANSLFWRSEYGKTIVNTLFKVSQEINQTLKCEATKAIVINRDDAYITINIGKLHGVAKGDIFQHIKLKNITLANSVLSTLMPPDEPIHLEVVQVSNKISLLKVPKHLDKNGMNQHQIDLYDVVTTVEF; encoded by the coding sequence ATGAAACGGTTTTTATGGCTATGTTTATTGGCAGTATTCCCTTCTGTCAGTATGGCACAGTGGTACGTTGGACAAGCATCGTACCCTATAGGTAACGATGATTATAATGATGTGCGCAAATTGGTTGTTGAAAAAGCAATTGAGAATGCGTCATTACAAGCAAGTAGTTTCATCAGCATTGAAAATACCGTTAGGGATGGCATTTTAACGAGCAGTCAAAGCAACGTTCTGTCACAACACCACATTAGTGAAATTGTCATTCTTAATGAATCTATAGAAGGTGGTAAGCTCACCATCAATCTAAAAGTCAGTTTAGAGTCAAAATCTAACTGCATTGAAGATCGTTACCTCAAACAGCTCATTGTTGCTCAATTTCCATTACTCACACCTTCGCAGGCCTCAGCTGGCGATATCTCAAATCTCCCCTTTCATATTGGTTCGAGGTTTAAAAATGAATTAACCCATCAACCAAACGTATTCGTCGAAGAAATGATCCCACAAATGGTATATAAGCCAATTACAACGATGGATACAATCAATTTAGAAACCATACAAGGTATCTCTGAAGCCTTAAATAGCCAATATCAAAGCCAATATTTAGTATTTGGTTATATTCGAGATATCAGTTTATACAACGAAAAAAAATCCAGCTTACTTGTCGATACTGTTTACCCCAAGCGTAACTTCACGATAAAAGTATTTATGTATGACAGGATCAGTAACAGTATATTACTTGAAGAAGAATATCACGGTGAAGGTGGTTGGAGCTTTGACTCATACAGTCGCGTAGATTTGGCGAACAGCTTATTTTGGCGCAGTGAATATGGGAAAACAATCGTCAATACCTTGTTCAAAGTCTCACAAGAGATTAATCAAACTCTAAAATGCGAGGCGACTAAAGCCATTGTCATAAATCGAGATGATGCCTATATCACCATCAATATTGGAAAATTACATGGTGTTGCTAAAGGAGATATCTTTCAGCATATTAAGCTCAAAAATATCACCTTGGCCAACTCTGTTTTATCGACATTGATGCCACCAGATGAACCTATTCATCTGGAAGTGGTACAAGTTAGTAACAAAATTAGCTTACTAAAAGTACCTAAACATTTAGACAAAAACGGTATGAATCAACATCAAATAGATTTATATGACGTAGTGACAACAGTAGAGTTTTAG
- a CDS encoding CinA family nicotinamide mononucleotide deamidase-related protein yields the protein MKLEMICTGEEVLSGQIIDTNAAWVANTLMELGIETHHRITVGDRLEDLRDAFIERSHHADVIIVNGGLGPTSDDMSAEAMALAKGESLIENEEWRDRLISWFSKNNRQMAKSNLKQALLPESAVMVDNPVGTACGFRVKLNKAWLFFTPGVPFELKHMIKEQFIPFIKSEFGISENTALKKLLTIGHGESSLADNLAELTLPAGITLGYRSSMPHIEIKIFARGDKAINQLAEVTKAIKSILGIAIVAEDRPTLAAEIHHRLFQSGFSLSLAESCTGGMLTSQLIDFPGSSSYLHHGLVTYSNESKVKVLGVNPQILDDHGAVSIATVEAMARGAREILDSDFALSTSGIAGPDGGTEDKPVGTVAIALATKHVVYSQMVKIPNRSRQLVRSLSAAIAYDMLRRALLGEAVIVDYPSITRFAK from the coding sequence ATGAAATTAGAAATGATATGTACTGGTGAAGAAGTGTTATCTGGCCAGATTATTGATACCAATGCAGCGTGGGTAGCCAACACGCTAATGGAGTTAGGTATTGAAACACATCATCGGATTACAGTGGGCGATCGTTTAGAAGATCTTAGGGATGCCTTTATTGAAAGAAGTCACCATGCCGATGTGATTATCGTTAATGGTGGGCTAGGCCCAACAAGTGACGATATGTCTGCTGAAGCGATGGCGCTAGCTAAGGGCGAGTCGTTGATTGAGAACGAGGAGTGGCGAGATCGATTGATTAGCTGGTTTAGTAAAAATAACCGTCAGATGGCTAAGAGTAATTTAAAACAAGCTTTATTACCTGAATCGGCTGTTATGGTTGATAACCCAGTAGGTACAGCGTGCGGTTTTCGTGTAAAGCTTAATAAAGCTTGGTTGTTTTTTACGCCTGGTGTGCCCTTTGAACTAAAGCACATGATTAAAGAGCAGTTTATTCCTTTCATTAAATCTGAGTTCGGAATTAGTGAAAATACAGCATTGAAGAAGTTACTGACCATTGGTCATGGGGAGTCTTCTTTAGCTGATAATTTAGCAGAATTAACATTACCGGCAGGGATTACCCTAGGCTACCGTTCGTCAATGCCACACATAGAAATTAAGATATTCGCTCGCGGTGACAAGGCAATTAATCAATTAGCTGAAGTGACTAAAGCAATCAAATCAATTTTAGGGATTGCGATTGTAGCTGAAGATCGTCCAACACTTGCTGCTGAGATACATCATCGACTTTTCCAATCTGGTTTTAGCTTAAGCTTGGCAGAGTCGTGCACTGGAGGAATGTTAACAAGTCAGCTAATCGATTTTCCTGGTAGCTCGTCGTATCTACATCATGGTTTAGTGACTTATAGTAACGAATCTAAGGTAAAAGTATTAGGGGTTAATCCACAGATCCTCGATGATCATGGCGCGGTTTCTATTGCTACTGTTGAAGCTATGGCCAGAGGCGCACGTGAAATATTAGATAGTGATTTTGCACTTTCAACAAGTGGTATTGCAGGTCCAGATGGTGGTACTGAAGATAAGCCTGTTGGTACCGTAGCGATTGCATTAGCGACTAAACATGTTGTGTATAGTCAAATGGTTAAAATCCCTAACCGATCAAGACAGTTAGTACGAAGTCTTAGTGCCGCTATAGCCTATGATATGCTACGTAGAGCATTGCTAGGTGAAGCTGTAATCGTTGATTATCCTTCGATAACCAGATTTGCTAAGTAA
- a CDS encoding TlpA disulfide reductase family protein, giving the protein MKAVIKALVLSALVVTGIVNAYPGMEKQQQHVSNSTLDKINVLENPFPIAHIGFSDAEGKEVDFEAHKGKVVIVNMWATWCPPCVRELPALDRLEQSLSKDEFVLMPISIDAEGTKQVSPFLESIGLASFNSYYDPRQNLREVFPLDTIPATFILNKEGELVAYVRTYVDWDDKNAIAFLEQFQ; this is encoded by the coding sequence ATGAAAGCCGTGATTAAAGCACTCGTGTTAAGTGCATTAGTCGTAACGGGTATTGTTAATGCTTATCCTGGAATGGAAAAGCAACAACAGCATGTTAGTAATTCAACTTTAGATAAAATCAATGTACTTGAGAATCCTTTTCCAATTGCACACATAGGTTTTAGTGATGCAGAAGGTAAAGAAGTCGATTTTGAAGCGCATAAAGGTAAAGTCGTTATCGTCAACATGTGGGCGACGTGGTGCCCACCTTGTGTAAGAGAGCTACCAGCTCTAGACCGATTAGAGCAAAGCCTAAGTAAAGATGAATTTGTCCTTATGCCAATCTCGATCGATGCTGAAGGTACAAAACAAGTTAGTCCATTCTTAGAGTCAATTGGTCTAGCGTCGTTTAACTCTTATTACGATCCAAGACAAAACCTACGTGAAGTGTTTCCACTAGACACAATACCAGCGACCTTTATCTTGAATAAAGAAGGAGAGCTTGTCGCTTACGTTAGAACTTATGTTGATTGGGATGATAAAAACGCTATCGCTTTTTTAGAGCAGTTTCAGTAA
- the nrfF gene encoding heme lyase NrfEFG subunit NrfF, which produces MKTLKILAGFVASLVLAFNVMATPVDTYEFKSTDNQKRALSLAHELRCPQCQNQNLIDSNSPVAQDLRLEVYTMVDEGKSDAEIVDFMTSRYGDFVLYKPRLDPKTYILWLGPFVLMLIALYVALVVVRKQRGKSTAAPEMSEAEREELEALLKSKPSEGEKS; this is translated from the coding sequence ATGAAAACATTAAAAATACTTGCTGGGTTTGTGGCAAGTTTAGTTTTGGCTTTCAATGTTATGGCAACTCCAGTAGATACTTATGAATTTAAGTCTACGGATAATCAAAAGCGAGCATTAAGCTTAGCGCATGAATTGCGTTGTCCACAGTGTCAGAATCAAAACTTAATTGATTCTAACTCTCCTGTTGCTCAGGACTTAAGACTTGAAGTCTACACAATGGTAGATGAAGGTAAAAGTGATGCTGAAATCGTTGATTTCATGACAAGCCGTTATGGTGACTTTGTACTATATAAGCCAAGATTAGATCCAAAGACCTATATTTTATGGCTTGGGCCATTTGTATTAATGCTGATCGCACTTTATGTTGCATTGGTTGTGGTTCGTAAACAGCGTGGTAAATCAACAGCTGCTCCGGAAATGTCTGAAGCAGAAAGAGAAGAACTCGAGGCGCTGCTAAAAAGCAAACCAAGTGAAGGTGAAAAATCATGA
- a CDS encoding DsbE family thiol:disulfide interchange protein — protein MKKLVLFIPLVLFLGMGVFLYQGLFLNPQKLDSALEGKPVPAFQLERLETPGEILTEADLKGEVSLINVWATWCPACKYEHPYLMMLARQDILPIYGINYRDERGPAIRELSREGDPYAINIFDKDGRLGLDLGVYGAPESFIVDHNGIIRFRYAGPIDRNVWSETLYPMIQQLQAEAKQDGV, from the coding sequence ATGAAAAAGTTGGTGCTGTTTATACCATTGGTATTGTTTTTGGGGATGGGAGTTTTTCTATATCAAGGGTTATTCTTAAATCCGCAAAAGCTGGATTCAGCACTAGAAGGAAAGCCGGTACCGGCTTTCCAACTTGAACGTCTCGAGACGCCAGGTGAAATACTAACGGAAGCGGATTTAAAAGGTGAAGTGTCATTAATCAATGTATGGGCAACGTGGTGCCCAGCTTGTAAATATGAACACCCATATTTAATGATGCTAGCCCGTCAGGATATTTTACCGATTTATGGTATTAACTATCGTGACGAGCGTGGACCAGCTATCAGAGAATTAAGCCGTGAAGGTGATCCTTATGCGATTAACATTTTTGATAAAGATGGCCGTTTAGGTTTAGACCTTGGCGTATATGGCGCACCAGAAAGTTTTATTGTTGATCATAACGGTATTATCCGTTTTCGCTATGCAGGTCCGATTGATCGCAATGTTTGGAGTGAAACGCTTTACCCAATGATTCAACAATTACAAGCTGAAGCTAAGCAAGACGGAGTATAG
- a CDS encoding heme lyase CcmF/NrfE family subunit, whose protein sequence is MIPELGHFSLIIGLAFAILLMTVPLFGAARKDQYLVRYAWPICYGMFFFITLSVISLGYSFAVDDFSVAYVAHHSNSQLPIFFKIAAVWGGHEGSLLFWVFSLTVWAAAVATFSKGMEEVFIARVLSVLAMVIVGFTLFMILTSSPFERIFPIPMEGRDLNPMLQDVGLIFHPPMLYLGYVGFAVSFAFAIAALMSGRLDSAWARWSRPWTLAAWVFLTGGISLGSWWAYYELGWGGWWFWDPVENASFMPWLIGTALVHSLIVTEKRGAFRNWTVLLSIFAFSLSLLGTFIVRSGVLTSVHSFAADPSRGMFILLLLGLAIGGSLTLFALRASEMSSPARFELKSKETFLLVCNVLLTVAAGTVLLGTLYPLLIDALGMGKISVGPPYFNSVFVPIVLVLFGFMGIGPIIRWKKSKAGEIKRQLLIPAIVAAVVGLATPFIAGNELNLWVVFGIGAATWVALATFRAAYNLLTDKNGKFTINKMGRSEMGMIIAHLGIAVSIVGATMVSNYSIEKSVRMGPGISEELAGYTFNYIETKNVVGPNYTAQQGQIEVYQDDKFVTLLRPDRRQYNVRTMDMTEAGIDWGLFRDLYVTMGDPLSMTQFAVRLNYKPFVRWIWFGSIFMMVGGFLAASDKRYRVKETKTAKDDAEQAKLATA, encoded by the coding sequence ATGATCCCAGAACTTGGACACTTCTCGCTCATTATCGGTTTGGCTTTCGCCATTCTTTTAATGACCGTGCCGTTATTTGGTGCAGCCCGTAAGGACCAGTATCTCGTAAGATATGCTTGGCCTATTTGTTACGGTATGTTCTTTTTTATCACTCTTTCGGTCATCAGCTTAGGCTATAGTTTTGCTGTTGATGATTTCTCTGTGGCATACGTTGCACATCACTCCAACTCACAACTTCCTATTTTCTTTAAAATAGCAGCAGTTTGGGGTGGCCATGAAGGTTCATTACTTTTCTGGGTATTTTCACTAACGGTTTGGGCTGCTGCAGTTGCTACCTTTAGTAAAGGCATGGAAGAAGTATTCATCGCTCGGGTGCTTTCAGTACTTGCAATGGTGATTGTTGGTTTCACATTATTTATGATTCTAACATCTAGTCCATTCGAACGTATTTTCCCAATTCCAATGGAAGGTCGCGATTTAAACCCAATGTTGCAAGATGTGGGTCTTATTTTCCATCCTCCAATGCTTTATCTGGGTTATGTTGGTTTTGCTGTTAGCTTTGCTTTTGCTATTGCTGCCTTAATGAGTGGACGTTTAGATTCTGCATGGGCTCGTTGGTCACGTCCTTGGACATTAGCAGCTTGGGTATTCTTAACAGGCGGTATCTCTCTTGGTTCTTGGTGGGCATATTACGAACTAGGCTGGGGCGGATGGTGGTTCTGGGATCCAGTTGAAAATGCATCGTTTATGCCTTGGTTGATTGGTACCGCACTTGTTCATTCACTTATCGTGACTGAAAAACGTGGTGCCTTCCGTAACTGGACGGTATTACTTTCTATCTTTGCTTTCTCGTTAAGCTTACTTGGTACCTTTATCGTTCGTTCTGGTGTATTGACCTCAGTACATTCATTCGCAGCAGATCCTAGCCGTGGTATGTTTATCTTACTATTACTCGGATTGGCGATTGGCGGCTCCTTAACCTTATTCGCATTGCGAGCAAGCGAAATGAGTAGCCCAGCTCGATTTGAATTAAAGTCTAAAGAAACCTTCTTATTAGTGTGTAACGTGCTACTGACAGTTGCTGCTGGTACCGTGTTACTTGGAACACTATACCCACTGCTAATTGATGCATTAGGTATGGGTAAGATTTCTGTAGGACCTCCATACTTCAACTCAGTATTCGTACCAATCGTACTAGTGCTATTTGGCTTTATGGGTATTGGCCCGATCATCCGCTGGAAGAAATCTAAAGCGGGTGAAATTAAGCGTCAGTTACTTATCCCAGCAATCGTTGCTGCAGTGGTAGGCCTTGCAACACCGTTTATCGCAGGTAACGAATTAAACCTTTGGGTTGTATTTGGTATTGGTGCTGCGACATGGGTAGCATTGGCAACCTTCAGAGCTGCTTATAACTTACTGACTGATAAAAACGGCAAATTTACCATTAACAAGATGGGCCGTAGCGAAATGGGTATGATCATTGCTCATTTAGGTATTGCTGTTTCAATTGTGGGTGCCACTATGGTATCTAACTACTCAATTGAGAAAAGTGTTCGTATGGGCCCTGGTATCAGTGAAGAGTTAGCCGGTTACACCTTTAACTACATTGAAACTAAAAATGTGGTTGGTCCAAACTACACTGCGCAACAAGGTCAGATAGAAGTTTATCAAGATGACAAGTTTGTCACATTATTGCGACCAGATCGCCGTCAATATAATGTACGTACAATGGATATGACTGAAGCGGGTATTGATTGGGGCTTATTCCGTGATTTATATGTCACGATGGGCGACCCTTTAAGTATGACTCAATTTGCTGTACGTCTTAACTATAAACCATTTGTGCGTTGGATTTGGTTTGGTTCAATCTTTATGATGGTAGGTGGTTTCCTCGCAGCGTCAGATAAACGCTACCGTGTAAAAGAAACCAAAACTGCTAAAGATGATGCAGAACAAGCAAAATTAGCGACTGCTTAA